A stretch of the Ochrobactrum sp. BTU1 genome encodes the following:
- a CDS encoding GIY-YIG nuclease family protein — protein MTNQAWPGKCKIGFAKSLTNRIRQMNTNDPFRSYQYHDTRRFDDRSLAEKRVHGLVAGFRIPGTEWFDLHPDDAVKFLRKVKA, from the coding sequence GTGACAAACCAAGCGTGGCCGGGAAAGTGCAAGATCGGGTTCGCCAAAAGTCTGACCAACAGGATCAGACAGATGAACACCAACGACCCATTTAGGTCATACCAATATCACGACACTCGGAGGTTTGATGACCGCTCTCTGGCTGAGAAGCGCGTTCACGGGCTGGTGGCTGGGTTTCGCATCCCCGGCACCGAATGGTTCGATTTACATCCCGACGATGCAGTCAAGTTTCTACGAAAGGTAAAGGCATGA
- a CDS encoding head-tail connector protein, with product MAEEQDKVSAKALYEQLVTDRDPYLRRARRAAELTVPSLFPKDGVGASTDFEEPSQSLGARGIRNLASKLQMALFPVNAPFFKYTVDDLALQQLTQAEGQRGAVEKALNSRERAVLDEMNGSLFRPVSFEACRQLLIAGNYLLFIPKKGKPRGFRLSSYVVKRDAAGNVIDIVIKESMARTALPPDVVAHLNAVDTLEDAERDSKVDVYTHVAKDIDGETYTVTQEVDGVELPTDYAGTYTKDNLPWIALRFTYIEGENYGRSFCDEYIGDLATLNGLTKALRDGTIQGAKVVWMVHPNSTVSVRKLAAAENGEFVQGDHQSVIPLQLNKASDFSVAERFIAQLTERLQFAFLLNTAIQRNGERVTAAEIRYMAGELDQGLGGVYSLLSEEFQLPVAKLYEIRMMFVRKVPPLPKEITNTAIVTGLDALGRGNDLNNLDALVAGAAQVVGADQVARYLNAGEYFKRRGAALGIDMSGLIKTEEELAQADQQAQLMAMAQNLGPQAISQMGGLAKQEMVGAQNGTPTPEPAEEE from the coding sequence ATGGCTGAAGAGCAGGATAAAGTATCCGCGAAAGCTCTTTATGAACAGCTTGTCACCGACCGAGACCCATATCTCCGTCGTGCTAGACGCGCTGCTGAACTGACGGTCCCCTCGCTATTCCCTAAGGATGGCGTAGGGGCATCGACAGATTTCGAAGAGCCTTCGCAAAGTCTCGGAGCCAGAGGTATTCGCAACCTCGCATCAAAGCTCCAAATGGCATTGTTCCCAGTGAACGCGCCTTTCTTCAAGTACACAGTCGATGACCTTGCACTCCAGCAGCTTACCCAAGCTGAAGGCCAGCGAGGAGCTGTCGAGAAAGCACTCAACTCCAGAGAACGCGCTGTTCTTGACGAGATGAACGGTTCGCTATTCCGTCCCGTTTCTTTCGAAGCATGTCGTCAGCTGCTGATCGCAGGGAATTATCTTCTCTTCATTCCGAAGAAGGGTAAGCCTCGTGGTTTCCGTCTGAGTTCTTACGTGGTCAAGCGCGATGCTGCCGGTAACGTAATCGACATCGTAATCAAAGAAAGCATGGCTCGGACAGCGTTGCCGCCTGATGTGGTCGCTCATCTGAATGCTGTGGACACCCTTGAGGACGCGGAACGTGACAGCAAGGTCGATGTTTATACGCACGTTGCGAAAGACATTGACGGCGAAACATACACAGTCACTCAGGAAGTCGATGGCGTAGAACTCCCGACCGATTACGCAGGAACGTACACCAAGGACAATCTACCTTGGATTGCGCTTCGCTTCACGTACATCGAAGGCGAGAACTATGGCCGCTCATTCTGTGATGAGTACATTGGCGACCTAGCGACACTCAACGGCCTGACCAAAGCTCTCCGCGATGGCACCATTCAGGGCGCTAAGGTTGTCTGGATGGTTCACCCAAACAGCACTGTGAGCGTTCGTAAGCTTGCCGCTGCTGAGAATGGTGAGTTCGTCCAAGGCGATCATCAAAGTGTAATCCCGCTTCAGCTCAATAAAGCTTCCGACTTCTCGGTTGCTGAACGTTTCATTGCCCAGCTCACCGAACGGCTTCAGTTTGCCTTCCTCCTCAACACCGCGATCCAGCGGAACGGGGAACGGGTTACTGCTGCTGAAATTCGGTACATGGCTGGTGAACTTGATCAGGGCTTAGGTGGCGTCTACTCGCTGCTGTCTGAAGAGTTCCAGCTGCCTGTCGCCAAGCTTTATGAAATCCGCATGATGTTCGTCCGTAAGGTGCCTCCGCTTCCAAAGGAAATCACCAACACGGCCATTGTGACGGGGCTTGATGCACTCGGCAGAGGCAATGACCTGAACAACCTCGACGCTCTCGTTGCAGGTGCTGCTCAGGTTGTCGGTGCAGATCAGGTCGCTCGTTATCTCAACGCTGGGGAATACTTCAAGCGCCGTGGTGCTGCCCTCGGCATCGACATGTCAGGTCTCATCAAGACTGAAGAAGAGCTGGCTCAGGCTGACCAACAGGCTCAGCTCATGGCAATGGCTCAGAACCTTGGACCTCAAGCAATCTCCCAGATGGGCGGATTAGCCAAACAGGAAATGGTCGGTGCTCAGAACGGCACTCCGACACCCGAACCCGCAGAGGAAGAATAA
- a CDS encoding N-acetylmuramoyl-L-alanine amidase — translation MRPINLLVWHCAATPEGKPFTAADIDRWHKQQGWAGIGYHYVVLLDGTIQKGRPVETVGAHVQGHNTGSIGCVYIGGVDKDNRFAKDTRTPAQKAAMIQLTKDLLKQFPTIKRIAGHNEFANKACPSFKVPDDPLGKLLK, via the coding sequence ATGCGTCCTATAAACTTGCTGGTGTGGCACTGTGCTGCCACGCCTGAAGGTAAGCCTTTCACTGCTGCTGACATTGATCGTTGGCATAAACAGCAGGGCTGGGCAGGAATTGGTTATCACTACGTTGTCCTCTTAGACGGCACAATCCAGAAAGGCCGACCAGTTGAAACCGTTGGTGCTCACGTTCAGGGCCACAACACGGGATCGATTGGTTGCGTCTATATTGGTGGCGTCGATAAAGACAACAGGTTCGCCAAAGACACCCGGACGCCTGCCCAGAAGGCAGCGATGATCCAGCTTACCAAAGACTTGCTCAAACAGTTCCCGACTATCAAGCGTATCGCGGGACACAATGAGTTCGCCAACAAGGCTTGTCCGTCATTCAAAGTGCCGGATGACCCTCTTGGTAAACTCTTGAAATGA
- a CDS encoding toprim domain-containing protein — protein sequence MENEPTGVRPARADLLDLGEPSGWPSRGISEDSAQKWGFTKSTYKGEPVRLFNYRNTSNQVVAQKVRFKGKDFRFLGETKEAGLFGMHLWRDRGKRVVIVEGEMDAISLSQMQGHKWPVVSIPNGAQGAAKALSKNIDWLEQFDEVVLLFDNDEAGQVALDDCKKVAFTPGKLRIARLPEDLKDANEALVAGRIKETLDCLWDAKVYRPDGILSVDDIMDDILTPTEMGIPWWLPGLTAATYGRRYTEVYGVGAGTGAGKTDFLMQQIAFDVNDLGLTVGAIFLEQRPRETAQRVAGKLAGKMFHIPNGDWNAEELRRAASELQGKVFFYDNFGQTDWDVVKGHIRYMAVSLGVRVFYLDHLTAMADTSDEKGSIEQIMKEMAGIAQELDIMITFVSHLSTPDGKPHEEGGRVMIRHFKGSRAIGFWSYFMFGLERDQQSDDPEIKTTTIFRILKDRYTGRGTGQTFLLGFDQQTGRLYEREDDPFKKQDSASHGFRDETRETEPEDF from the coding sequence ATGGAGAATGAGCCGACAGGGGTACGCCCCGCTCGGGCGGATTTGCTCGACCTTGGGGAACCTTCAGGCTGGCCTAGTCGAGGCATTTCAGAAGATAGCGCTCAGAAATGGGGCTTCACCAAGTCTACGTATAAGGGCGAACCCGTCCGACTTTTCAACTACAGAAATACGAGCAATCAGGTCGTCGCCCAGAAGGTACGCTTTAAGGGCAAAGACTTCCGTTTCCTTGGAGAGACGAAGGAAGCTGGCCTGTTCGGGATGCACCTCTGGCGTGACCGAGGAAAGCGTGTCGTCATCGTTGAAGGCGAGATGGATGCAATTTCCCTATCACAGATGCAGGGCCATAAGTGGCCTGTCGTGTCTATCCCGAATGGGGCGCAAGGTGCAGCTAAGGCGCTCTCAAAGAACATCGACTGGCTTGAACAGTTTGATGAAGTTGTCCTGCTCTTCGACAACGATGAGGCAGGTCAAGTCGCACTAGACGACTGCAAGAAGGTAGCCTTCACGCCCGGAAAGCTCCGCATTGCCCGACTTCCTGAGGACCTCAAGGATGCCAATGAGGCACTCGTAGCGGGACGTATCAAGGAAACACTCGATTGCCTTTGGGACGCCAAGGTTTACCGACCTGACGGCATCCTAAGCGTCGATGACATCATGGATGACATTCTCACTCCTACCGAGATGGGTATCCCATGGTGGCTTCCGGGTCTCACAGCCGCAACCTACGGTAGACGATATACGGAAGTCTATGGGGTGGGGGCAGGGACCGGGGCAGGGAAGACAGACTTCCTCATGCAGCAGATAGCGTTTGATGTCAACGACTTAGGGTTAACGGTTGGAGCAATCTTTCTAGAGCAACGTCCTCGGGAAACTGCTCAGCGTGTCGCAGGTAAACTGGCTGGCAAAATGTTCCATATCCCGAACGGAGACTGGAATGCTGAGGAACTCCGAAGGGCTGCTTCTGAGCTGCAAGGAAAGGTCTTCTTCTACGACAACTTCGGTCAAACCGACTGGGACGTTGTGAAGGGACACATTCGGTACATGGCTGTGAGCCTTGGTGTCCGCGTGTTCTACCTCGATCACCTTACGGCTATGGCCGACACGAGCGACGAGAAGGGTTCCATTGAGCAGATCATGAAAGAGATGGCTGGGATCGCCCAAGAGCTGGACATCATGATCACCTTCGTATCGCACCTATCGACACCCGATGGAAAGCCTCATGAAGAAGGTGGCCGTGTCATGATCCGGCATTTCAAGGGTTCCCGTGCAATCGGCTTCTGGTCTTACTTCATGTTTGGCCTAGAGCGCGATCAACAGTCTGACGATCCTGAAATCAAAACCACCACCATCTTCCGTATTCTGAAGGACCGCTACACAGGCAGAGGTACGGGCCAGACGTTCTTGCTTGGTTTCGACCAACAAACAGGACGTTTGTACGAACGCGAAGATGATCCTTTCAAGAAACAGGACAGCGCCTCTCACGGCTTCCGAGACGAAACACGGGAGACTGAGCCAGAGGACTTCTAA